The following are encoded together in the Spirosoma oryzicola genome:
- a CDS encoding GumC family protein gives MSQDDQAFIDDQEDTSILDYAFKYLRYWYLILVSMVISLGCAYFYLKFYTPVYEVNATLLIKDTKKVNSDVLEKLDMESSSKLVENEIEKLKSRVLLGNVVDSLKLGVTYWREGNLRDSELFNESPVLLSDTRLTDFAYSNPLLIQLDSANEYTLFDRERNNLGRFAFNQLVETKYGKFKINNNDSLAKAHLTIVKVVFQNRDALINNLTNQLQITLLNYESSLISLSLETTIPAKGKAILSRLVDVYTVASLADKKREAASTLSFIEERLKLVTAELGGVEHNIEHYRRVKGITDLSSETNLLLNKVKENDSKLNELEIQVNVLDGVEGYLNSAQVGVVAPGIMMGFNDPVLKSYIEQLAHLEAERSKLAQTVQPGNPYLESINNQMHTVKQAVRDNLSNRKRGLNANRRGLINLNNRLEGAIAAIPQKERELVGIKRQANIKENLYLLLLKTREQTAIHYASAVADSRIVDAPYSTGEPIKPKTKNIYLMALLLGFAIPIAFITLNDLLTSSIQSKQEVERKTGLPIFAEISSKPKGKGKEVVDAHARSLMSEQIRMLRSNLHYLFLNTKKGSGRTVLITSSTCGEGKSFITLNLAASLAMLNKKVVILGLDLRKPKTDDYPGTTNTAGISSYLVGELEIEDIILDTNTPNLYIIPSGYTPTNPSELIANGRVDELIHSLQRSFDYILIDTAPVGLVTDATLLAPFVDICFYIVRHKVTPRFYLKNLNDLHKQGIFKSLHVVFNAVDYKHSSDHRYGYGHGSNGYYKEDTRSKGWLRRLPARL, from the coding sequence ATGAGTCAAGACGATCAGGCTTTTATTGACGACCAGGAGGACACTAGCATTCTCGACTACGCTTTTAAATACCTGAGATACTGGTATTTAATTCTGGTGTCAATGGTGATCAGCTTAGGGTGTGCTTATTTTTATCTGAAGTTTTACACGCCAGTTTATGAGGTTAATGCTACGTTGCTGATTAAAGACACCAAAAAGGTAAACAGCGATGTACTGGAAAAACTGGACATGGAAAGCTCCAGCAAACTGGTGGAGAACGAAATAGAAAAGCTGAAATCGCGGGTTTTGCTTGGTAACGTAGTTGATAGTCTTAAATTAGGTGTAACCTACTGGCGAGAAGGAAATCTGCGTGATAGCGAGCTGTTTAACGAATCTCCTGTTCTGTTAAGCGATACCAGACTAACCGATTTTGCTTATAGTAATCCATTGCTAATCCAACTAGACTCAGCGAACGAATACACGCTCTTTGATCGTGAACGAAATAACCTGGGTCGGTTTGCCTTCAATCAGTTGGTAGAAACCAAGTACGGCAAGTTCAAAATTAATAATAACGATAGTTTAGCTAAAGCTCACCTTACAATCGTAAAAGTTGTTTTTCAGAACCGAGATGCGCTGATCAATAACCTGACGAACCAGCTTCAAATCACATTACTGAATTACGAGAGTAGCCTTATTTCGTTGAGTCTGGAGACCACCATACCCGCCAAAGGTAAAGCGATATTGTCCAGATTGGTGGATGTATATACCGTTGCATCGCTGGCCGACAAAAAGCGGGAGGCTGCCAGTACGCTGAGTTTTATTGAAGAACGTCTGAAACTTGTAACAGCTGAATTAGGCGGAGTCGAACATAACATCGAGCACTATCGACGAGTCAAAGGCATCACAGACTTAAGTTCTGAAACGAATCTTTTACTAAACAAAGTAAAGGAAAACGACTCTAAACTGAATGAGTTAGAGATTCAGGTAAACGTGCTGGACGGCGTTGAAGGGTATCTCAACAGTGCGCAAGTGGGCGTTGTGGCTCCGGGTATAATGATGGGTTTTAACGATCCCGTTCTAAAATCGTACATTGAACAGCTAGCCCATCTGGAAGCCGAGCGTAGTAAATTAGCCCAAACGGTTCAGCCGGGTAATCCGTATCTGGAATCAATTAATAACCAGATGCACACTGTAAAGCAAGCGGTTCGGGATAACCTCAGCAACCGAAAACGCGGTCTGAACGCAAATAGGCGTGGTTTGATTAATCTCAATAACCGGCTGGAAGGAGCTATTGCGGCTATACCCCAAAAAGAGCGTGAACTTGTTGGAATCAAGCGGCAGGCCAACATTAAAGAAAACCTGTATCTGCTCCTGCTGAAAACACGCGAACAAACGGCAATCCACTACGCATCAGCCGTAGCCGACAGCCGCATTGTAGACGCCCCCTATTCGACCGGTGAACCAATTAAGCCCAAAACAAAAAACATTTATCTGATGGCGTTACTGCTGGGGTTCGCTATTCCGATTGCTTTTATCACGTTGAACGATTTATTGACCAGTAGTATACAGTCGAAGCAGGAGGTTGAACGTAAAACTGGATTGCCCATTTTTGCCGAGATCAGTTCGAAGCCGAAAGGTAAAGGAAAAGAGGTTGTCGATGCCCACGCTCGTAGCCTGATGAGTGAACAAATCAGAATGCTTCGTTCCAACCTGCACTATCTGTTTTTAAACACAAAAAAAGGATCGGGGCGGACTGTGCTAATTACTTCTTCAACCTGTGGTGAAGGCAAAAGTTTTATTACGCTTAACCTGGCCGCTTCTCTGGCAATGTTAAACAAGAAAGTAGTCATACTCGGACTTGACTTGCGCAAGCCAAAAACAGACGACTATCCCGGCACAACAAACACCGCTGGTATCTCGTCCTATCTGGTTGGCGAACTGGAAATTGAGGATATTATCCTCGACACAAACACACCTAATTTATACATTATCCCCAGTGGATACACACCGACGAATCCGTCGGAACTGATTGCTAATGGCAGAGTTGACGAGTTGATACATTCGTTACAGCGCTCGTTCGATTACATTTTGATTGATACCGCCCCCGTTGGGTTAGTTACCGATGCCACGTTACTCGCTCCTTTTGTGGACATCTGTTTCTACATTGTCCGGCACAAAGTAACGCCAAGGTTCTACCTGAAAAACCTTAATGACTTACACAAACAAGGTATTTTCAAATCGTTACATGTTGTTTTCAATGCCGTTGACTACAAGCATTCGTCCGATCACAGATACGGGTACGGACACGGTAGTAACGGTTATTACAAGGAGGATACCAGAAGTAAAGGTTGGTTGAGACGCCTGCCAGCTCGCCTGTAA
- a CDS encoding sugar transferase, producing the protein MSVNEAILPERYSGGAPQPPLISLPITVTTTDRHLLHRQIPAVLNRYARQESWQFVCLEEVHQNKLQPTIQNLYIDEMLLKAHGPNWLFGQVRRTLASDSYFAFRVTTAENIKACIQQRLSGVSFYGYYGVHFLVRRALPKLKGFRKICRLLNAPVDMSKAEIIGRLMYNGFELVDIIETVDETLFVAKINPLNNPSESKAESNEGCLFRMQRIGKHGKPITVYKFRSMHPYAEYVQEYLHKTNGIDLGGKFKNDFRVSTGGRLIRKYWIDELPMLINLLKGDIKLLGVRPISEHYFSLYPEAAQQLRRQHKPGLLPPYYADLPTTFEQIVQSEVNYLTRYERDPVATDLTYLLKIMKNIVIHKARSK; encoded by the coding sequence ATGTCTGTTAATGAAGCTATTCTACCAGAACGTTATTCGGGTGGCGCTCCCCAACCCCCATTAATTTCGTTACCGATCACTGTTACGACAACTGATCGACATCTGTTACACAGGCAAATACCAGCGGTATTGAACCGGTATGCACGGCAGGAGTCATGGCAGTTTGTTTGTTTGGAGGAGGTGCACCAAAATAAGCTCCAGCCAACCATACAAAACCTGTACATCGATGAGATGCTGCTCAAGGCACATGGGCCTAACTGGCTTTTCGGGCAGGTACGCAGAACATTGGCGAGTGATAGTTACTTTGCTTTTCGGGTGACAACGGCCGAAAACATAAAAGCCTGTATTCAGCAACGATTGTCGGGTGTGTCGTTTTATGGATACTATGGCGTACATTTCCTGGTCAGGCGGGCGTTGCCTAAACTCAAAGGGTTTCGAAAGATTTGTCGCTTGCTTAACGCACCCGTCGATATGTCGAAAGCGGAGATCATAGGACGTTTGATGTACAATGGTTTTGAGCTTGTTGATATTATTGAAACCGTCGACGAGACACTGTTCGTTGCCAAAATCAACCCGCTAAACAATCCAAGTGAGTCGAAAGCCGAATCGAACGAAGGGTGTCTGTTTCGTATGCAGCGGATCGGCAAACACGGAAAACCAATTACCGTGTACAAGTTTCGGTCCATGCATCCGTACGCGGAGTACGTTCAGGAATATCTTCACAAAACCAACGGCATTGATCTTGGCGGAAAATTTAAAAACGATTTTCGAGTCAGCACGGGAGGTCGTCTGATACGCAAGTATTGGATTGACGAACTGCCCATGCTAATCAATCTGCTCAAAGGCGACATTAAATTATTGGGTGTACGGCCTATCAGCGAACATTATTTTAGCCTGTACCCGGAAGCCGCCCAGCAACTCCGGCGTCAGCATAAGCCAGGTCTGCTCCCTCCGTATTATGCCGATCTACCGACAACGTTCGAGCAGATTGTGCAATCAGAGGTGAACTACCTCACCCGTTATGAACGTGATCCTGTCGCAACTGATTTAACGTATTTGCTGAAGATTATGAAAAACATAGTCATTCATAAAGCGCGCAGTAAATAA
- a CDS encoding nucleotide sugar dehydrogenase — MAPLEEVSIAVIGLGYVGLPLAVEFGKKYPVIGFDINPERVNQLMTGHDRTLEISEEQIAVSRQLCFTTDINRLRSCTVFIITVPTPVDNFKKPDLSYLLKASADVGKLLKPGDTVIYESTVYPGCTEEDCVPILEKCSKLTYNQDFFCGYSPERINPGDKEQTLTRIPKITSGSTAKAGEFINQLYSSIIVAGTYKAPSIKVAEAAKAIENAQRDLNISFVNELALMFDRMGIDTNDVLDAASTKWNFLKFRPGLVGGHCIGVDPYYLVHKAQSLGYYPQVIASGRLVNDSMGVFVAKKILKKLIANGLQIQRSRILVLGFTFKENCPDTRNTKVTDIYYELTDFGIQVDVYDPWASPEAVKHEHGIDLLEQIGSRRYDGIILAVAHKQFMELDINGLKKDEKSVLFDVKSIADRSYVDIRL, encoded by the coding sequence ATGGCCCCTTTAGAAGAAGTATCAATTGCCGTTATAGGGCTGGGATACGTTGGCTTACCGCTGGCAGTCGAATTCGGTAAAAAGTACCCGGTTATCGGTTTTGACATTAACCCGGAACGTGTTAACCAGTTGATGACCGGTCATGATCGTACGCTGGAAATAAGTGAGGAACAGATTGCCGTTTCGCGACAGCTTTGTTTTACCACCGACATCAATAGGTTGCGTTCCTGTACGGTCTTTATTATCACCGTTCCAACACCCGTCGATAACTTCAAAAAGCCCGACCTGAGTTACCTGCTCAAAGCATCGGCTGACGTTGGCAAACTACTTAAACCCGGCGATACGGTGATCTATGAATCGACCGTTTATCCGGGCTGTACCGAAGAAGATTGTGTGCCCATATTGGAAAAATGCAGTAAACTGACTTACAATCAGGACTTCTTTTGTGGCTATTCTCCCGAGCGCATTAATCCCGGCGATAAGGAACAAACGCTCACTCGTATTCCTAAAATCACATCTGGATCAACCGCAAAAGCGGGCGAGTTTATTAACCAGCTTTATAGTTCTATTATTGTAGCCGGCACGTACAAGGCACCATCTATCAAAGTTGCTGAAGCGGCAAAAGCCATCGAAAACGCGCAGCGCGATCTTAACATCTCTTTTGTGAACGAACTCGCTCTCATGTTCGACCGGATGGGGATCGATACCAATGACGTGCTCGATGCTGCCAGTACCAAATGGAATTTCTTGAAATTCAGGCCGGGGCTAGTGGGCGGCCACTGCATCGGGGTTGATCCGTACTACCTCGTTCACAAAGCGCAGAGCCTGGGCTACTATCCACAAGTAATTGCATCCGGACGGTTGGTCAACGATAGTATGGGGGTATTCGTCGCGAAGAAGATCCTGAAGAAACTTATAGCCAACGGGCTACAAATTCAGCGAAGCCGGATTCTGGTGCTGGGCTTTACGTTTAAAGAGAACTGTCCTGATACGCGTAATACTAAGGTGACCGACATTTATTATGAGCTTACTGATTTTGGCATTCAGGTAGATGTGTATGACCCCTGGGCTAGTCCCGAAGCCGTGAAACATGAACACGGAATAGACCTCCTAGAGCAGATAGGCAGTCGCCGGTACGATGGAATTATACTGGCGGTTGCGCACAAGCAGTTTATGGAGTTAGACATAAATGGCCTCAAAAAAGACGAAAAGTCTGTTCTTTTTGATGTCAAATCGATTGCAGATAGAAGCTACGTCGATATTCGGCTATAA
- a CDS encoding polysaccharide biosynthesis/export family protein — translation MIASFVAIFRAATGFFLVCIATFLLGSCAVVKPVVPPAKLEYFQSKDSLFPANIQTIAPHVSRIQVGDILGIIISSLNKDLNEIMNAYNISSLPVASFTPGGASSGASGQPLGYPVDSLGYVSIPLLGKQKLDGLTIPQAEEKIRVEVGKTIKSPAVSIRFVNHKFTVLGEVSRVGTFNLLNDHTTIIEAITAAGDLTIFGKRDSVKVIRSVANRREIGLVSLRNRDVFSSPYFYVQNDDIIYVEPTKQKTIPESQPPQKQPSLFVQRAPFYLTFVTTLVTVVYLFSR, via the coding sequence ATGATTGCAAGTTTTGTGGCTATTTTTAGGGCTGCTACTGGTTTTTTTTTAGTCTGTATTGCTACTTTTCTTTTAGGTTCATGCGCGGTCGTAAAGCCTGTTGTACCGCCTGCTAAACTTGAATATTTTCAAAGTAAAGACTCGTTGTTTCCAGCAAACATTCAGACGATTGCACCACATGTATCACGGATACAGGTGGGCGATATCCTCGGAATTATAATCAGTAGTCTGAATAAGGATTTGAATGAGATTATGAATGCATACAACATTAGTTCACTGCCAGTCGCCAGTTTTACACCTGGGGGAGCATCAAGTGGAGCTAGTGGTCAGCCGCTGGGGTATCCAGTCGATTCGCTGGGGTACGTATCAATTCCTTTACTGGGCAAACAAAAACTGGACGGGTTAACGATTCCGCAGGCAGAAGAAAAAATTCGTGTAGAAGTTGGGAAAACCATTAAGAGTCCGGCGGTGAGCATCCGGTTTGTAAATCATAAATTTACCGTATTGGGCGAAGTGAGCCGGGTAGGGACGTTTAACCTGCTGAACGATCATACTACAATTATTGAAGCGATTACGGCAGCCGGCGATTTGACCATCTTCGGTAAACGAGATAGTGTCAAAGTTATTCGTAGCGTTGCTAATCGACGCGAAATTGGACTGGTGAGTCTGCGTAATCGGGATGTTTTTTCGTCACCTTACTTCTACGTGCAAAACGACGATATTATTTATGTGGAGCCGACAAAACAGAAGACAATACCAGAGTCACAGCCACCGCAGAAGCAGCCAAGTCTGTTTGTACAGCGCGCTCCCTTCTACCTCACTTTTGTCACAACCCTTGTGACAGTGGTTTATCTGTTTTCACGATAA